A genomic region of Haemorhous mexicanus isolate bHaeMex1 chromosome 14, bHaeMex1.pri, whole genome shotgun sequence contains the following coding sequences:
- the NKAP gene encoding NF-kappa-B-activating protein, whose protein sequence is MAPASRSRSPPAASSERRGRRSRSRSRSRERNGPRRLSHRRSRSRSRSPGAPRSSAHHGHHHHGKWPEYYEKEKEEILRQRRLNERERIGELGAPEVWGLSPKVPDPDSDEHTPVEDEEAKSKSSSSDSSSEEEKKKKKKKRQKKKRKASKRKRRKHSEDSDSDSESEQNSSDEDKKKSKKRKKKNKKKKYKKKKAKKSRKESSDSSSEDSDDEMLQGDDLWIERSKNTEADSLIGPEAPKTHASQDDRPLNYGHALLPGEGAAMAEYVKAGKRIPRRGEIGLTSEEIASFESSGYVMSGSRHRRMEAVRLRKENQIYSADEKRALASFNQEERRKRENKILASFREMVYRKTKGKEEK, encoded by the exons ATGGCGCCCGCGTCGCGctcccgctccccgcccgccgccaGCTCCGagcgccgcggccgccgctcgCGGTCCCGCTCCCGGTCCCGCGAGCGCAATGGCCCGAGGCGCCTGAGCCACCGGCGGAGCCGCAGCcggtcccgcagccccggcgcGCCGCGCTCCTCCGCGCACCACGGGCACCACCACCACGGCAAATGGCCCGAGTACTacgagaaggagaaggaggagatcCTGCGGCAGAG GAGACTcaatgagagagagagaattggAGAACTGGGGGCACCTGAAGTCTGGGGGCTGTCACCAAAAGTTCCTGACCCAGA TTCCGATGAGCACACACCAGTAGAAGATGAAGAGGCAAAATCTAAGAGTAGTTCTTCAGATTCCAGCTCAGAAG aggaaaagaagaaaaagaagaagaaaagacaaaagaaaaaacgTAAAGCATCCAAAAGAAAGCGCAGGAAACATTCtgaggacagtgacagtgactcAGAGTCTGAGCAGAACTCCAGTG atgaagataaaaagaaaagcaagaagaggaaaaagaagaacaaaaa GAAGAAgtataagaaaaagaaagctaagaagagcaggaaggaaTCCAGTGATTCAAGCAGCGAAGATTCCGATGATGAAATGCTTCAAGGGGATGATCTCTGGATAGAGAGGTCAA AAAATACTGAAGCTGATAGTTTGATTGGACCAGAGGCTCCCAAAACTCACGCATCTCAGGATGATAGGCCTTTGAA ctATGGCCATGCCCTCCTGCCCGGGGAAGGTGCAGCCATGGCAGAGTACGTCAAAGCAGGGAAGCGCATTCCCCGCAGAGGCGAGATCGGCTTGACCAGCGAAGAGATCGCTTCGTTTGAGAGCTCTGGTTATGTCATGAGTGGCAGCAG ACACCGGCGCATGGAAGCTGTGCGACTGCGGAAAGAGAACCAGATCTACAGCGCAGATGAAAAGAGAGCTCTGGCATCCTTCAaccaggaggagaggaggaaacgAGAGAATAAGATCCTTGCAAGCTTTCGAGAGATGGTCTACAGAAAGACTAAaggcaaagaggaaaaataa
- the AKAP14 gene encoding A-kinase anchor protein 14, whose protein sequence is MEEEKEEAGCEEKDHIPPEDERSSTEDCLPEDKEKEKESKHIIKNIPWTTAKNFTVEKGQQQIEELISTWDIHESWLHHSEFLEEEELKDSKRYHYRACWGLPTRRKPIPRATASVYFVIVISKLKPDTAPVEVFYRLESSRLIRRPEQCEFREKWLQDIIENKILCAERLASR, encoded by the exons atggaggaggaaaaggaagaagctgGCTGTGAGGAAAAAGATCACATCCCCCCAGAAGAtgagagaagcagcacagaggaCTGTCTTCCAGAGgacaaggaaaaagagaaag AAAGCAAGCATATCATCAAAAATATCCCGTGGACCACAGCCAAGAACTTCACAGTGGAGAAAGGACAGCAGCAAATTGAAGAACTAATTTCT ACATGGGACATTCATGAAAGCTGGCTTCACCACTCAGAATTTCTCGAGGAGGAAGAACTGAAGGACAGCAAGAGGTACCATTACAGAGCTTGCTGGGGCCTCCCAACACGAAGAAAACCCATCCCACGAGCAACAGCGAGTGTCTACTTTGTTATAGTGATCTCCAAACTCAAACCTGAC ACTGCACCTGTGGAGGTGTTCTACAGACTGGAGTCCAGCAGGCTGATTCGGAG GCCAGAACAGTGTGAGTTTAGAGAAAAGTGGCTTCAGGacataattgaaaataaaatactgtgtgCAGAAAGACTTGCTTCCCGATGA
- the ZBTB33 gene encoding transcriptional regulator Kaiso isoform X2, which produces MEGKKLISATDTQYSSVLLQSLNEQRGHGLFCDVTVIVEDRKFRAHRNILSASSTYFHQLFSVAGQVVELSFVRAEIFAEILNYIYSSKIISVRSDLLDELIKSGQELGVKFIADLGIPPAEGKNVPSEIKDSASVTSASSPNQRDAETQVTVIRPEGQEAADGMPVITQSFSLHGIEYETTKITVSDSDEEDDDVIFCSEIVPPKECTKDKNAASQSQPCSSPAGASDQKSCGSGSSPHLTNSTAAQNLTLSATQLSTSQTQSGAESFVSATPQHFTPNIIVLNKPLLNSSLGASSLHQTHVTPTINLLEENQQPSNNGSVTEVEATAVDDEEVVEDDIISSSSPASVSSSSLVQQSSVPKAGSTEGSGVQKKQVVTFSQEPSTKAGEFKIKISDVLSGNNKELSSGLTSKNVADGQKIITLDTATEIGGLSTGCKVYANIGEDTYDIVIPVKGDSEEGEAKPDDTPKKSGDESPKGKRMKVKHDDHYELIVDGRVYYICIVCKRSYACLTSLRRHFNVHSWEKKYPCHYCDKVFALAEYRTKHELHHTGERRYQCLTCGKSFINYQITISHIRSVHSQDPSGDTKLYRLHPCRSLQIRQYAYISDRPSSVPGMNEGGVVYRVGSGKDGTEGTTSNSPAKQITWDDIFVPQGNETIFKQNPSEGSTEFEFVIPESY; this is translated from the coding sequence atggaggggaaaaaacttatttctgCAACAGACACGCAATATTCTAGTGTGCTCCTTCAGTCTTTGAATGAACAACGTGGCCATGGACTTTTTTGTGATGTTACAGTCATTGTGGAGGACCGGAAATTTCGAGCTCACAGAAACATCCTTTCAGCCTCAAGCACTTATTTTCACCAGCTTTTCTCAGTGGCTGGTCAAGTAGTTGAACTGAGCTTTGTAAGAGCAGAAATTTTTGCAGAAATtcttaattatatttatagttCCAAAATAATCAGTGTCCGATCTGATTTACTTGATGAACTGATTAAatcagggcaggagctgggtgttAAGTTCATAGCTGATCTGGGCATACCTCCGGCTGAAGGCAAGAATGTGCCAAGTGAGATCAAAGACAGTGCTTCAGTAACTTCAGCTTCTAGTCCAAATCAAAGAGATGCTGAAACACAGGTGACTGTAATCAGGCCAGAGGGTCAAGAGGCAGCAGATGGGATGCCAGTTATAACACAGTCATTCTCCTTACATGGCATAGAATATGAGACTACAAAAATTACAGTGAGCGATTCggatgaggaggatgatgatgtaattttttgttCTGAGATTGTTCCTCCAAAAGAATGTACTAAAGACAAAAATGCTGCAAGCCAGAGCCAGCCTTGCTCAAGTCCAGCTGGAGCTTCTGACCAAAAATCCTGTGGCAGTGGTAGCTCTCCCCATTTgacaaacagcacagcagctcagaaccTCACTTTGTCTGCCACTCAGCTAAGCACGAGCCAAACACAGTCAGGTGCTGAATCATTCGTCTCGGCAACGCCACAGCATTTTACTCCTAATATCATTGTGCTAAACAAGCCTCTGCTTAACTCATCGCTTGGTGCCAGCTCCTTGCATCAAACACATGTGACTCCTACAATTAATTTACTTGAGGAGAACCAGCAGCCATCCAATAATGGCTCTGTAACTGAAGTGGAAGCAACTGCTGTTGATGATGAAGAGGTTGTTGAAGATGATATCATTAGCTCCTCTAGTCCTGCTTcggtcagcagcagctctttggtTCAGCAGTCTTCTGTTCCTAAGGCAGGGAGCACTGAAGGATCAGGTGTACAGAAAAAACAGGTTGTTACATTTTCACAAGAGCCATCTACTAAAGCtggagaatttaaaataaaaatctcagatGTCCTTTCTGGAAACAACAAGGAATTAAGTTCGGGTCTAACATCAAAGAATGTGGCAGATGGGCAGAAAATCATAACATTAGATACAGCAACTGAAATAGGAGGCTTATCCACAGGCTGTAAGGTGTATGCAAATATCGGTGAGGATACCTACGACATAGTCATCCCTGTGAAGGGTGACTCTGAGGAAGGGGAAGCCAAGCCTGATGACACACCCAAAAAGTCTGGCGATGAATCTCCAAAGGGGAAACGCATGAAAGTAAAGCACGACGACCACTACGAGCTCATAGTGGACGGCAGAGTCTACTACATCTGCATCGTGTGCAAGAGGTCGTACGCGTGCCTGACGAGCTTGCGGAGACATTTCAACGTGCACTCCTGGGAGAAGAAGTACCCGTGTCACTACTGTGACAAAGTCTTTGCTCTCGCGGAGTATCGCACCAAGCACGAACTTCACCACACCGGGGAGCGAAGGTACCAGTGCTTGACGTGCGGCAAATCTTTCATCAACTACCAAATCACCATCTCGCACATCAGATCCGTTCACAGCCAGGACCCCTCCGGGGACACCAAGCTGTACCGGCTGCacccctgcaggtccctgcagaTCAGGCAGTACGCCTACATCAGTGACCGCCCCAGCAGCGTCCCGGGCATGAACGAGGGGGGAGTTGTCTATCGGGTTGGCTCAGGGAAGGATGGCACTGAGGGAACAACGTCCAACTCTCCGGCCAAACAAATCACCTGGGATGACATTTTCGTTCCGCAgggaaatgaaacaatttttaaacaaaacccGTCAGAGGGAAGTACTGAATTTGAGTTTGTGATACCAGAATCTTACTGA
- the ZBTB33 gene encoding transcriptional regulator Kaiso isoform X1, giving the protein MDARTAAAEGMEGKKLISATDTQYSSVLLQSLNEQRGHGLFCDVTVIVEDRKFRAHRNILSASSTYFHQLFSVAGQVVELSFVRAEIFAEILNYIYSSKIISVRSDLLDELIKSGQELGVKFIADLGIPPAEGKNVPSEIKDSASVTSASSPNQRDAETQVTVIRPEGQEAADGMPVITQSFSLHGIEYETTKITVSDSDEEDDDVIFCSEIVPPKECTKDKNAASQSQPCSSPAGASDQKSCGSGSSPHLTNSTAAQNLTLSATQLSTSQTQSGAESFVSATPQHFTPNIIVLNKPLLNSSLGASSLHQTHVTPTINLLEENQQPSNNGSVTEVEATAVDDEEVVEDDIISSSSPASVSSSSLVQQSSVPKAGSTEGSGVQKKQVVTFSQEPSTKAGEFKIKISDVLSGNNKELSSGLTSKNVADGQKIITLDTATEIGGLSTGCKVYANIGEDTYDIVIPVKGDSEEGEAKPDDTPKKSGDESPKGKRMKVKHDDHYELIVDGRVYYICIVCKRSYACLTSLRRHFNVHSWEKKYPCHYCDKVFALAEYRTKHELHHTGERRYQCLTCGKSFINYQITISHIRSVHSQDPSGDTKLYRLHPCRSLQIRQYAYISDRPSSVPGMNEGGVVYRVGSGKDGTEGTTSNSPAKQITWDDIFVPQGNETIFKQNPSEGSTEFEFVIPESY; this is encoded by the exons ATGGACGCGCGCACGGCGGCGGCGGAAG gaatggaggggaaaaaacttatttctgCAACAGACACGCAATATTCTAGTGTGCTCCTTCAGTCTTTGAATGAACAACGTGGCCATGGACTTTTTTGTGATGTTACAGTCATTGTGGAGGACCGGAAATTTCGAGCTCACAGAAACATCCTTTCAGCCTCAAGCACTTATTTTCACCAGCTTTTCTCAGTGGCTGGTCAAGTAGTTGAACTGAGCTTTGTAAGAGCAGAAATTTTTGCAGAAATtcttaattatatttatagttCCAAAATAATCAGTGTCCGATCTGATTTACTTGATGAACTGATTAAatcagggcaggagctgggtgttAAGTTCATAGCTGATCTGGGCATACCTCCGGCTGAAGGCAAGAATGTGCCAAGTGAGATCAAAGACAGTGCTTCAGTAACTTCAGCTTCTAGTCCAAATCAAAGAGATGCTGAAACACAGGTGACTGTAATCAGGCCAGAGGGTCAAGAGGCAGCAGATGGGATGCCAGTTATAACACAGTCATTCTCCTTACATGGCATAGAATATGAGACTACAAAAATTACAGTGAGCGATTCggatgaggaggatgatgatgtaattttttgttCTGAGATTGTTCCTCCAAAAGAATGTACTAAAGACAAAAATGCTGCAAGCCAGAGCCAGCCTTGCTCAAGTCCAGCTGGAGCTTCTGACCAAAAATCCTGTGGCAGTGGTAGCTCTCCCCATTTgacaaacagcacagcagctcagaaccTCACTTTGTCTGCCACTCAGCTAAGCACGAGCCAAACACAGTCAGGTGCTGAATCATTCGTCTCGGCAACGCCACAGCATTTTACTCCTAATATCATTGTGCTAAACAAGCCTCTGCTTAACTCATCGCTTGGTGCCAGCTCCTTGCATCAAACACATGTGACTCCTACAATTAATTTACTTGAGGAGAACCAGCAGCCATCCAATAATGGCTCTGTAACTGAAGTGGAAGCAACTGCTGTTGATGATGAAGAGGTTGTTGAAGATGATATCATTAGCTCCTCTAGTCCTGCTTcggtcagcagcagctctttggtTCAGCAGTCTTCTGTTCCTAAGGCAGGGAGCACTGAAGGATCAGGTGTACAGAAAAAACAGGTTGTTACATTTTCACAAGAGCCATCTACTAAAGCtggagaatttaaaataaaaatctcagatGTCCTTTCTGGAAACAACAAGGAATTAAGTTCGGGTCTAACATCAAAGAATGTGGCAGATGGGCAGAAAATCATAACATTAGATACAGCAACTGAAATAGGAGGCTTATCCACAGGCTGTAAGGTGTATGCAAATATCGGTGAGGATACCTACGACATAGTCATCCCTGTGAAGGGTGACTCTGAGGAAGGGGAAGCCAAGCCTGATGACACACCCAAAAAGTCTGGCGATGAATCTCCAAAGGGGAAACGCATGAAAGTAAAGCACGACGACCACTACGAGCTCATAGTGGACGGCAGAGTCTACTACATCTGCATCGTGTGCAAGAGGTCGTACGCGTGCCTGACGAGCTTGCGGAGACATTTCAACGTGCACTCCTGGGAGAAGAAGTACCCGTGTCACTACTGTGACAAAGTCTTTGCTCTCGCGGAGTATCGCACCAAGCACGAACTTCACCACACCGGGGAGCGAAGGTACCAGTGCTTGACGTGCGGCAAATCTTTCATCAACTACCAAATCACCATCTCGCACATCAGATCCGTTCACAGCCAGGACCCCTCCGGGGACACCAAGCTGTACCGGCTGCacccctgcaggtccctgcagaTCAGGCAGTACGCCTACATCAGTGACCGCCCCAGCAGCGTCCCGGGCATGAACGAGGGGGGAGTTGTCTATCGGGTTGGCTCAGGGAAGGATGGCACTGAGGGAACAACGTCCAACTCTCCGGCCAAACAAATCACCTGGGATGACATTTTCGTTCCGCAgggaaatgaaacaatttttaaacaaaacccGTCAGAGGGAAGTACTGAATTTGAGTTTGTGATACCAGAATCTTACTGA
- the UPF3B gene encoding regulator of nonsense transcripts 3B, which translates to MKEDKENARPKERRGASAGPGVLLAAGPGSGPVAGTDGRTGAAELDRLERPKDKKETLSKVVIRRLPPSLTKEQLEEHLQPLPEHDYFEFFANDSSLYPHMFSRAYINFKNQEDIVLFRDRFDGYVFVDHKGQEYAAIVEFAPFQKAAKKKSKKKDAKTGTIEDDPEYKKFLESYSADDEKLTSTPETLLEEIEARNKELIAKKTTPLLNFLKNKQRLREEKREERRRRELERKRQREEERRKWKEEERRKRKEAEKLKKVDRCPEKERDRSKEEPKIKLLKKPEKDEKDLERKEKSKKLERETLREEKNASSASAKRSDGETKEEKAKKSEDECVKDYRDRDRDFDRDREYERAQREKLRRQEEERRRQKERYEKEKVFRRKEEEVKKERDLLREKGKKSDLTDFTSSTDKSEKVTKDDKKEDTIKRDRIRNKDRPAMQLYQPGARSRSRLCQYEDSAAKPPDQGVDKKQEGESSHTKEEE; encoded by the exons atgAAGGAGGACAAGGAGAACGCCAGGCCTAAGGAGCGGCGCGGGGCCTCCGCAGGGCCGGGCGTTCTGCTGGCCGCGGGACCAGGCTCGGGCCCCGTCGCCGGCACGGACGGCAGAACCGGCGCCGCCGAGCTCGATCGCTTGGAGCGGCCCAAGGACAAGAAGGAGACGCTGAGCAAG GTGGTGATCCGCCGGCTGCCGCCCAGCCTGAcgaaggagcagctggaggagcacctgcagcctctgcccgAGCACGACTACTTCGAGTTCTTCGCGAACGACTCCAG CTTGTACCCGCACATGTTCTCGAGAGCCTACATCAACTTCAAGAACCAGGAAGACATAGTCCTCTTCAGGGATCGCTTCGACGGCTACGTTTTTGTCGATCACAAAG GTCAGGAATATGCTGCCATAGTCGAGTTTGCACCTTTccaaaaagctgcaaaaaagaAGAGTAAGAAAAAGGATGCCAAAACTGGAACTATTGAAGATG ATCCAGAATACAAGAAGTTTTTGGAAAGTTACAGTGCAGATGATGAAAAATTAACCTCCACTCCTGAAACTTTGTTGGAGGAAATAGAGGCAAGAAACAAAGAGCTAATAG CTAAAAAGACTACTCCTTTATTGAActtcttgaaaaataaacag AgactgagagaagaaaaaagagaggagagaaggaggagagaattagaaagaaaaagacaaagagaagaagaaagaagaaaatggaaagaagaggagagaaggaagagaaaagaagcagaaaaattgaAGAAAGTAGACAGATgcccagaaaaagaaagagacagaTCAAAAGAAGAACCAAAGATTAAG CTACTTAAGAAGcctgaaaaagatgaaaaagacttggagagaaaagaaaaatccaagaaaCTGGAAAGAGAGActctgagggaggaaaaaaatgcgAGTAGTGCATCTGCCAAACGATCTGATGGGGAGACAAAAGAAGAGAAGGCAAAAAA ATCAGAAGATGAGTGTGTAAAGGACTACAGGGACCGAGATAGAGATTTTGACAGAGACAGAGAATATGAGagagcacagagagagaaacTGAGGCGCCAAGAAGAGGAGCGTCGGAGGCAGAAAGAGCGCTATGAGAAAGAGAAGGTTTTtagaagaaaagaggaagaggtgaaaaaggagagagacttactcagagaaaagggaaagaaaagtgaTCTTACAGACTTTACCAGCAGCACGGACAAATCTGAGAAAGTTACCAAAGACGATAAAAAAGAGGATACAATTAAGAGGGATCGTATCAGAAACaag gATCGCCCAGCAATGCAGCTGTACCAGCCCGGGGCCCGAAGCCGGAGCAGATTGTGTCAGTATGAAGACAGTGCTGCAAAGCCCCCAGATCAGGGAGTGGATAAGAAACAAGAGGGTGAGAGCAGTCACACGAAGGAAGAGGAGTGA
- the RPL39 gene encoding large ribosomal subunit protein eL39 produces the protein TRTNSLGRRRPSLRGGRRAGRGRCARSATAAPPSFRLLGRRHRRDAAPLRAMSSHKTFKIKRFLAKKQKQNRPIPQWIRMKTGNKIRYNSKRRHWRRTKLGL, from the exons ACTCGCACAAACTCGCTCGGCCGCCGCCGTCCGTCACTGCGTGGGGGCCGCCgggccggcagggggcgctgcgCCCGCTCCGCCACGGCCGCTCCGCCCTCTTTCCGCCTCCTCGGACGCCGCCATCGCCGGGACGCCGCGCCGCTCCGCGCCATG TCGTCGCACAAGACGTTCAAGATCAAACGCTTCCTCGCcaagaagcagaagcagaaccGGCCCATCCCGCAGTGGATTCGCATGAAAACCGGCAATAAGATCAG GTACAACTCCAAAAGGAGGCACTGGAGGAGGACCAAACTGGGCTTGTAA
- the NDUFA1 gene encoding NADH dehydrogenase [ubiquinone] 1 alpha subcomplex subunit 1 produces MWYEILPGMAIMGVCLSVPGLATIFMHRLCNGGKEKRIARYPYEWTLMERDRRLSGVNKHYVSKGLENIN; encoded by the exons ATGTGGTACGAGATCCTGCCCGGCATGGCCATCATGGGCGTCTGCCTCAGCGTCCCCGGCCTGGCCACCATATTCATGCACCGCTTGTGTAACGGCGGCAAG GAGAAGAGGATCGCCCGCTATCCCTATGAGTGGACGCTGATGGAAAGGGACCGGCGGCTGTCGGGTGTCAACAAACACTATGTGTCCAAG ggtCTGGAGAACATAAACTAA